CAGGAGATTATCCACCGCACCCTCCAGCGACACCAACGCCAGGAATGGAAAACCCGGGGCAGGCAGGGAACCTATTTTGGCGGAGCGATGTTGTGGGGCGTTGCTCAAGCCGATCCACAGGGGAGCCAGGTGCGGATTACCAGTGTTACCCCAAGCGGCGAAGACGACACATTCTACTATGTGTTGGAAACCGATGCCGTGGGCGGCCTGTTGCTTTACAACTGGCAACAGGATAGCGAAAGGCGTCTTTTTCACAAAGAAAGCTTTTGGGTGAGAGAGTTGGATTACCACCCGGAGGATAATGCGCTCATCTGCGCTCAATACTTTCCCAACGGTACGGCTAACCTGGCTCGCCTCAAAGGATATACCCTGCAAGAAATTACCGAGGGCGACTCGGTTGACGCCGCCCCCTCCTGGGTGTTGGCCCAAAAGGAACAGATTGTTTTTCAATCGGCCGGGGTGGGGCGCAATGCCAATGGTTATCCCATTGGCCTGGGGCCTTTTTGCGTTGAACTGCTAAATTTGAAGACGGGCCGCCTGACCACGCTGCTGGACGACCCGCAATACGATTTTTTGCTGCCCCACATGACCGCCGCCGGCGATCTCTACTTTATTCGCCGGCCCTATGAGAGCGACAGCGGGGGTAAGTACTCTTTCCTCAACTTTATCACCGATATTCTGCTCTTCCCCTTCCGCCTGCTGCGGGCCATCTTTCACTTTCTTGATTTTATATCATTGACCTTCTCTAAAAAACGCCTGACCATGGCCGGTGGGCCTAAAGTGGAAGGAGAGGACGAAAAAACCATTCTGTTGCGGGGAAAAATCATTGAGGCGCAAAAAGTTCTCCGCGAAGGAACCGGCGACAAGGAAACACCGGCGCTGGTCCCTGATTCCTGGGAGCTGGTAAAACAACAGACTAATGGCGAGGAAACCATTCTGGCCAGGGGAGTGGTTGCTTTTGACCTTGACGCAAAAGGCAACTTGATTTACACCAACGGCAGCGCCGTGTATAGCCTGGACAAAACCAATAAACCGCAGCGCCTGCTCAAGGGCAAGTTAATTCAAGATGTGGTCATTGTCTAGCAGAAATCCAGCTATCGCCTGAACCCGATCAAGCGCTTCATAAAACTGGGGGTTTCCACCTGCGCTGCCTGCAATTCGGGATCAATAAAGCGGCCTTTGCGATAATCCACCAGCCAGTTGTAACGTTCTACTACGGCCTGGTCTATCATTTGCGCCAAGGCAGTTTGCTTGCTATCGGCGTTGGCTATGAGCAGGCGTAGTTGATTTAATTGCTCAAGATAACTATCAAGCCAACGAACCAGGTCATCCCGGTTGGTCAACCAATCCTCTGTTAAGGCTTCCGGCGTACCCACTGCGCCGCAGGAGACCTGCTCAAACAAACTGCCGGCCAGCTTACGAATCTCGCGCCAGGCGGGCAGAGAAGAAAGCGTGTTGAGCAGCGACACGCCCAACACCGCCGGTAAATGCTCAACCGCCGTAACCAGGCCATCATGTTCGGCGGCGTCCAAAAAAAACGGCTCAGCCCCAATCAGATTAACCACGTCCACTAATAGTTGCACCGCCGCTTCATTGGCGGTGGGGGAGGGGGTCAAACAATAGAGGCGCCGGCGAAATAAATCGGCGCGGGCGTGTTCAAGGCCCTGGCCAGGGGGATGGACAATGGGGTTGCCGCTCACAAAATGAGCATGGTCGGGCAATAGTTCTTCAGCCCAGGTCAAGATAGATTTCTTGCTACGCGAAGTATCACTAATTACCACCCCCTGCTTAAGATCAGGCGCAATTACGGCCAGGGTGGGCCGGATACCATCCAGCGGGATCGCCAAAATGATCAAGTCGGCCGGCTCGCAAGCGTTAAT
This is a stretch of genomic DNA from Anaerolineae bacterium. It encodes these proteins:
- a CDS encoding prephenate dehydrogenase → MSNFTVTIVGAGVIGASLGLALKQIDDPPRLLAHDKELANAQAAVKKGAFDKAEWNLINACEPADLIILAIPLDGIRPTLAVIAPDLKQGVVISDTSRSKKSILTWAEELLPDHAHFVSGNPIVHPPGQGLEHARADLFRRRLYCLTPSPTANEAAVQLLVDVVNLIGAEPFFLDAAEHDGLVTAVEHLPAVLGVSLLNTLSSLPAWREIRKLAGSLFEQVSCGAVGTPEALTEDWLTNRDDLVRWLDSYLEQLNQLRLLIANADSKQTALAQMIDQAVVERYNWLVDYRKGRFIDPELQAAQVETPSFMKRLIGFRR